Proteins encoded within one genomic window of Halorussus salilacus:
- a CDS encoding DUF255 domain-containing protein: MNESAERTKVEWREWGEEAFEEARETDTPILLSLSATWCSWCHEMDREAYSNPMVAANVNDSFVPVRVDIDRQPRVRERYNVGGFPSNVFLTPEGETLTGATYLGVDGMRQVVQRVRDLWAHKGRDAARVPRSLREDPPAGELTPEIERLVAGQLGEKFDSQFGGWGDSEKFPLPRTVEFALKREREQALATLTAIREHLLDDYDGGFFRFAEGRDWSEVHHEKLLSTNAALVRAFAEAYLYTGEEEYRDPADRTVEYLTTTLWTGEAFAGSQAPGDDPDPDSDSAPTGAESGSPGYYALDPSDRESADPPAVDDTVFADSNAMAVDALLTLHAYTDDERARTYAERALDHVLDELVDDGEVTHFRPADGETSESGLLADQALVLSALTTARQVLGDEEYLDAARAVADFALDELREDESPDGAFVDGPRSGPGLLDRPLRALDDNAEMASALADLALLTGEDRYRDAAEGAVAAFADAADRFGVQVAGYATAAARLCRDPLLIEVADDAGSDLHRAALRVADHEKVVVPEVAGDEHEEGAAYVVIEGERSAPARTPEELSERVADSAFDPA, translated from the coding sequence ATGAACGAGAGCGCCGAGCGGACCAAGGTCGAGTGGCGCGAGTGGGGCGAGGAGGCCTTCGAGGAGGCCCGAGAGACCGACACGCCGATACTGCTCTCGCTGTCGGCGACGTGGTGCTCGTGGTGTCACGAGATGGACCGCGAAGCCTACAGCAACCCGATGGTGGCGGCCAACGTCAACGACTCGTTCGTGCCCGTCCGGGTCGACATCGACCGCCAGCCCCGGGTCCGCGAGCGGTACAACGTCGGCGGATTCCCCTCGAACGTGTTCCTCACGCCCGAGGGCGAGACCCTGACCGGCGCGACCTACCTCGGCGTCGACGGGATGCGACAGGTGGTCCAGCGCGTCCGGGACCTCTGGGCCCACAAGGGTCGGGACGCCGCCCGGGTCCCCCGGAGCCTCCGGGAGGACCCGCCAGCGGGCGAGCTAACCCCGGAGATCGAGCGCCTCGTGGCGGGCCAGCTCGGCGAGAAGTTCGATTCCCAGTTCGGCGGGTGGGGCGACAGCGAGAAGTTCCCCCTGCCCCGCACCGTGGAGTTCGCGCTCAAGCGCGAGCGCGAGCAGGCGCTGGCGACCCTGACCGCGATACGCGAGCACCTGCTCGACGACTACGACGGCGGCTTCTTCCGGTTCGCCGAGGGGCGCGACTGGAGCGAGGTCCACCACGAGAAACTGCTGTCGACCAACGCCGCGCTGGTCCGGGCGTTCGCCGAGGCGTACCTCTACACCGGCGAGGAGGAGTACCGCGACCCGGCCGACCGGACGGTCGAGTACCTCACGACGACGCTGTGGACCGGAGAGGCCTTCGCCGGGAGTCAGGCCCCCGGTGACGACCCGGACCCCGACTCGGACTCGGCCCCGACCGGGGCCGAGTCCGGAAGCCCGGGCTACTACGCCCTCGACCCGAGCGACCGCGAGTCGGCCGACCCGCCTGCGGTCGACGACACCGTCTTCGCCGACTCGAACGCGATGGCCGTCGACGCGCTCCTGACGCTCCACGCCTACACCGACGACGAGCGCGCGCGGACCTACGCCGAGCGCGCGCTCGACCACGTCCTCGACGAACTCGTGGACGACGGCGAGGTCACGCACTTCCGACCCGCCGACGGAGAGACGAGCGAGTCGGGCCTGTTGGCCGACCAGGCCCTCGTCCTCTCGGCGCTGACGACCGCCCGGCAGGTGCTGGGCGACGAGGAGTACCTCGACGCCGCGCGCGCGGTGGCCGACTTCGCGCTCGACGAACTCCGCGAGGACGAGTCGCCCGACGGCGCGTTCGTGGACGGCCCCCGTTCGGGACCGGGCCTGCTCGACCGTCCCCTGCGGGCGCTCGACGACAACGCCGAGATGGCGAGCGCGCTCGCCGACCTCGCGCTCCTGACCGGCGAGGACCGCTATCGCGACGCGGCCGAGGGCGCGGTCGCGGCGTTCGCCGACGCCGCCGACCGCTTCGGCGTGCAGGTCGCCGGGTACGCGACCGCCGCGGCGCGGCTCTGTCGGGACCCCCTCCTCATCGAGGTCGCCGACGACGCGGGGTCGGACCTCCACCGCGCCGCGTTGCGGGTCGCCGACCACGAGAAGGTCGTCGTCCCCGAGGTCGCGGGCGACGAGCACGAGGAGGGCGCGGCCTACGTCGTGATCGAGGGCGAGCGCTCGGCACCCGCGAGGACGCCCGAGGAACTGAGCGAGCGCGTGGCCGACTCGGCGTTCGACCCGGCGTAA
- a CDS encoding peptidoglycan recognition protein family protein: protein MEKSRRNFVKLAGGAIGSAAVLGSASTASAQESVADVYRSADPSNYTDANRTSSDVRWIVIHTIEGSYEDGYTWFENPDANVSSHFVIGNEPGQIMQMVDIEDIAWTNGGDGSYNDTGVNFELEGYANSTDFNDNIYEQTAEAVAHICEKYGVPKRHPTFDLAPCDPYDGEGGVIGHNQIPNADCTGVTDGKVDPGDTFDWNYLMDLVDGEVDDGDGGDDGDDGGNGGTAGWPTYSSGDENRDVYTVQYLLEANGYPMEYHDGIYGNEVETTVESFQSDTGLTVDGVVGPNTWDELVVTASDGDENQAVRAAQDNLRYKHGYDIAVDGGFGPGTEDAVESFQSASGILVDGIVGPQTWEYLVG from the coding sequence ATGGAGAAATCAAGGCGAAACTTTGTCAAGCTGGCGGGCGGAGCAATCGGCTCGGCCGCCGTACTCGGCAGTGCATCGACCGCGAGCGCACAGGAGAGCGTCGCCGACGTGTACCGGTCGGCCGACCCGAGCAACTATACCGACGCCAACCGCACGTCCTCGGACGTGCGCTGGATCGTCATCCACACCATCGAAGGCTCGTACGAGGACGGCTACACATGGTTCGAGAACCCCGACGCCAACGTGAGTTCCCACTTCGTCATCGGTAACGAGCCCGGCCAGATCATGCAGATGGTCGACATCGAGGACATCGCGTGGACCAACGGCGGCGACGGCTCGTACAACGACACCGGCGTCAACTTCGAACTCGAAGGCTACGCCAACTCCACCGACTTCAACGACAACATCTACGAGCAGACCGCCGAGGCGGTCGCACACATCTGCGAGAAGTACGGCGTACCCAAGCGCCACCCGACGTTCGACCTCGCGCCCTGCGACCCCTACGACGGGGAGGGCGGCGTCATCGGCCACAACCAGATTCCGAACGCCGACTGCACGGGCGTCACCGACGGGAAGGTCGACCCCGGCGACACGTTCGACTGGAACTACCTCATGGACCTCGTCGACGGCGAGGTCGACGACGGCGACGGCGGCGACGACGGAGACGACGGCGGGAACGGGGGCACCGCTGGCTGGCCCACCTACTCGTCCGGCGACGAGAACCGCGACGTGTACACCGTCCAGTACCTCCTCGAAGCCAACGGCTATCCGATGGAGTACCACGACGGCATCTACGGCAACGAGGTCGAGACCACCGTCGAGAGCTTCCAGTCCGACACCGGCCTCACCGTCGACGGCGTGGTCGGCCCGAACACATGGGACGAACTCGTCGTCACCGCGAGCGACGGCGACGAGAATCAGGCCGTGCGCGCGGCCCAGGACAACCTCCGGTACAAGCACGGGTACGACATCGCGGTCGACGGCGGCTTCGGTCCCGGGACCGAAGACGCCGTCGAGTCGTTCCAGAGCGCGAGCGGAATCCTCGTCGACGGCATCGTCGGCCCGCAGACGTGGGAGTACCTCGTGGGGTGA
- a CDS encoding GTPBP1 family GTP-binding protein translates to MCPNRATLQRALDRGEREGGNVEFKERLTKDLHLAEGRMESLAAQLRHRVLSGDGEATYVVGVTDDGGIAGISHDAFSESMDVLSLLAEEAGAHIEGVQTWGIADDGSVSTDGDADGLVGVATIREGAMLDTDSEHIVVGTAGHVDHGKSTLVGSLVTGQADDGEGGTRGYLDVQPHEVERGLSADLSYGVYGFDGEGPVRMDNPHRKSDRARVVEESDRLVSFVDTVGHEPWLRTTIRGLVGQKLDYGLLTVAADDGPTKTTREHLGVLLATELPTMVAITKADAVTDERLVEVEREVERLLRDAGKTPLRIERHGTDAAVEEIDETVVPVLTTSAVTMEGLDTLDELFERLPKTTADSGEFRMYIDRTYSVTGVGAVASGTIMSGRVEAGDELLVGPMADGAFREVEVRSIEMHYHRVDEAKAGRIVGIALKGVREEDIERGMVLLPADTDPEPVREFEAEVVVLNHPTNIGDGYEPVVHLETVSEAASFHPEGGQLLPGDSGTATVRFKFRPYLVEEGQRFVFREGQSKGVGTVTDVNP, encoded by the coding sequence ATGTGCCCTAACCGGGCCACGTTGCAACGCGCTCTCGACCGCGGAGAGCGAGAGGGCGGCAACGTCGAGTTCAAAGAACGACTCACGAAGGACCTCCACCTCGCGGAGGGCCGCATGGAGAGTCTGGCCGCACAGCTCAGACACCGGGTGCTGTCGGGCGACGGCGAAGCGACCTACGTGGTCGGCGTCACCGACGACGGCGGCATCGCGGGAATCAGCCACGACGCCTTCTCCGAATCGATGGACGTGCTGAGCCTGCTCGCCGAGGAGGCGGGCGCGCACATCGAGGGCGTACAGACGTGGGGCATCGCCGACGACGGAAGCGTCTCGACCGACGGCGACGCCGACGGCCTCGTCGGCGTGGCGACGATTCGAGAGGGCGCGATGCTCGACACCGACAGCGAACACATCGTGGTCGGGACCGCGGGCCACGTCGACCACGGCAAGTCGACGCTGGTCGGGTCGCTGGTCACGGGACAGGCCGACGACGGCGAGGGCGGGACGCGGGGGTATCTGGACGTTCAACCCCACGAGGTCGAGCGCGGCCTCTCGGCCGACCTCTCGTACGGCGTCTACGGCTTCGACGGCGAGGGGCCGGTCCGAATGGACAACCCTCACCGCAAGTCCGACCGCGCTCGCGTGGTCGAGGAGTCCGACCGCCTCGTCTCGTTCGTCGACACCGTGGGCCACGAGCCGTGGCTCCGGACCACCATCCGGGGACTGGTCGGCCAGAAGCTCGACTACGGCCTGCTGACCGTGGCGGCCGACGACGGCCCGACCAAGACCACCCGCGAGCACCTCGGGGTCCTGCTCGCGACCGAACTGCCGACGATGGTCGCAATCACCAAGGCCGACGCGGTGACCGACGAGCGACTCGTCGAGGTCGAGCGCGAGGTCGAGCGCCTGCTCCGGGACGCTGGCAAGACCCCCCTGCGAATCGAGCGCCACGGCACCGACGCCGCCGTCGAGGAGATCGACGAGACCGTCGTGCCCGTCCTCACGACCAGCGCGGTCACGATGGAGGGGCTCGACACGCTGGACGAACTGTTCGAGCGCCTCCCCAAGACCACCGCCGACTCGGGGGAGTTCCGGATGTACATCGACCGCACCTACTCGGTGACGGGCGTCGGGGCGGTCGCGTCGGGCACCATCATGTCCGGGCGGGTCGAGGCGGGCGACGAACTCCTCGTCGGCCCGATGGCCGACGGCGCGTTCCGCGAGGTCGAAGTGCGGTCCATCGAGATGCACTACCACCGGGTCGACGAGGCCAAGGCGGGCCGCATCGTCGGCATCGCGCTGAAGGGGGTCCGCGAGGAGGACATCGAGCGAGGGATGGTCCTCCTGCCAGCCGATACCGACCCCGAACCCGTCCGGGAGTTCGAGGCCGAGGTCGTGGTGCTGAACCACCCGACCAACATCGGCGACGGCTACGAGCCCGTGGTCCACCTCGAAACCGTGAGCGAGGCGGCGTCGTTCCACCCCGAGGGCGGCCAGCTCCTGCCCGGCGACTCGGGCACCGCGACGGTCCGGTTCAAGTTCCGGCCGTACCTCGTCGAGGAGGGCCAGCGGTTCGTGTTCCGCGAGGGACAGAGCAAGGGCGTCGGCACCGTGACCGACGTGAACCCGTAA
- the carA gene encoding glutamine-hydrolyzing carbamoyl-phosphate synthase small subunit: MSDAYVALEGGSVVEARCRAPGTSRGELVFTTAYTGYEESLTDPSYEEQILTFSYPLIGNYGVREERFESDRVHPRAVVARELTDDVAEWLESEGVPAVDRLDTRDLVGQIRDGGAMKCGIAAGPDATPEDATAALADCPGMSDHEDIGAQVSVARTKTYSGDGTTDTEVALLDCGAKGSIVDSLLERGATVHVLPYDTPPGEVADLDPDVLFVSNGPGDPANFESARALVDEFVGEVPLAGICLGQQVIARALGGSTEKMDFGHRGVNQPVRDLRTDRVVMTTQNHGYTVADPGDLDVTQVNVNDDTPEGLESDDLQVLTRQYHPEANPGPNDTLGFFDDVLAMAGEERRTPVAAD, translated from the coding sequence ATGTCGGACGCATACGTCGCGCTGGAGGGTGGCAGCGTCGTGGAGGCGCGCTGTCGCGCTCCGGGCACGTCCCGCGGGGAACTGGTATTCACGACGGCCTACACCGGATACGAGGAGAGCCTGACCGACCCCTCCTACGAGGAGCAGATTCTCACGTTCTCGTACCCGCTCATCGGGAACTACGGCGTCCGAGAGGAGCGATTCGAGAGCGACCGCGTCCACCCCCGCGCCGTCGTCGCGCGCGAACTCACCGACGACGTGGCCGAGTGGCTCGAATCCGAGGGTGTCCCGGCGGTCGACCGTCTCGACACCCGCGACCTCGTGGGCCAGATTCGGGACGGCGGCGCGATGAAGTGCGGTATCGCGGCCGGACCCGACGCCACCCCCGAGGACGCGACGGCCGCGCTCGCCGACTGTCCGGGCATGAGCGACCACGAGGACATCGGCGCGCAGGTCAGCGTCGCGCGCACGAAGACCTACTCGGGCGACGGGACGACCGACACCGAGGTCGCCCTGCTCGACTGCGGCGCGAAGGGAAGCATCGTCGACTCCCTGCTCGAACGCGGTGCGACCGTCCACGTCCTCCCCTACGATACCCCGCCCGGGGAAGTCGCCGACCTCGACCCCGACGTGCTGTTCGTCTCGAACGGGCCGGGCGACCCCGCGAACTTCGAATCGGCGCGGGCGCTGGTCGACGAGTTCGTCGGCGAGGTCCCGCTCGCGGGCATCTGTCTGGGCCAGCAGGTCATCGCCCGCGCGCTCGGCGGGTCGACCGAGAAGATGGACTTCGGCCACCGCGGCGTCAATCAGCCTGTCCGGGACCTCCGGACTGACAGGGTCGTGATGACCACCCAGAACCACGGCTACACGGTCGCCGACCCCGGCGACCTCGACGTGACGCAGGTCAACGTCAACGACGACACCCCCGAGGGGCTCGAAAGCGACGACCTCCAGGTGCTGACCCGCCAGTACCACCCCGAGGCGAACCCCGGCCCGAACGACACGCTGGGCTTCTTCGACGACGTGCTGGCGATGGCGGGCGAGGAGCGTCGAACGCCCGTCGCCGCCGACTGA
- a CDS encoding TrmB family transcriptional regulator, producing the protein MASLRDLGLSEYEARAYRALLDAGPTTAKELSRASDVPMGRIYDVLSSLETHSLVRSQSASRPKKYVAVEPETALDRLLEDKLAELEEQADQYEGIVDDLTDELESAGPVEEQFWTAAVGAEETIDLLVERLDAADQRIVLVAGRSSAQFDLGRVGDLVAEHLEAALDRGVEVSMLMTPTLVETLPPSVGERYAETFADHPDFAVRTTDGLRGTFNLIDSAEVCIEVANPLNPGEPFAMIDLKDPEFAADVREEFAPRWEEAEPLSIGPS; encoded by the coding sequence ATGGCGAGTCTACGTGACCTCGGTCTGTCCGAGTACGAGGCCCGGGCGTATCGGGCGCTGTTGGACGCCGGGCCGACAACCGCGAAGGAGTTGTCACGCGCGAGTGACGTCCCGATGGGTCGCATCTACGACGTGCTATCGAGCCTGGAGACCCACAGTCTGGTGCGTTCCCAGAGCGCGAGCCGCCCCAAGAAGTACGTCGCGGTCGAGCCCGAGACCGCGCTCGACCGGCTGCTGGAGGACAAGCTCGCCGAGCTGGAGGAGCAGGCCGACCAGTACGAGGGCATCGTCGACGACCTCACCGACGAACTGGAGTCGGCCGGGCCGGTCGAAGAGCAGTTCTGGACCGCGGCGGTCGGGGCCGAGGAGACCATCGACCTGCTCGTCGAGCGCCTCGACGCGGCCGACCAGCGAATCGTGCTGGTCGCCGGGCGGTCGTCGGCCCAGTTCGACCTCGGGCGGGTCGGCGACCTCGTGGCCGAACACCTGGAGGCGGCGCTCGACCGCGGGGTCGAGGTGTCGATGCTGATGACCCCGACGCTCGTCGAGACCCTCCCGCCGAGCGTGGGCGAGCGCTACGCCGAGACGTTCGCCGACCACCCCGACTTCGCGGTCCGGACCACCGACGGCCTCCGGGGCACCTTCAACCTCATCGACAGCGCCGAGGTCTGCATCGAGGTCGCCAACCCCCTGAACCCCGGCGAACCGTTCGCCATGATCGACCTCAAGGACCCCGAGTTCGCCGCCGACGTGCGCGAGGAGTTCGCGCCCCGGTGGGAGGAGGCCGAACCGCTCTCCATCGGGCCGTCGTGA
- a CDS encoding J domain-containing protein — protein sequence MRGTRTERETWLLFGLAAVLAGIATLEFVLGFVYSPALFAIALPFAAAAYLVWYHASGRLEDRVQQGRAGSYRRADAETGGFGAGPRDSFSGRRGGFGARDARGRTDARGASAGRGARARPGADDRPTPAQAYRTLGLDPGADADAVRTAYRERVKAVHPDREGGDEEEFKRVNEAYERLQERA from the coding sequence GTGAGAGGGACGCGAACCGAGAGGGAGACGTGGCTCCTGTTCGGACTGGCGGCGGTGCTGGCGGGCATCGCCACGCTGGAGTTCGTCCTCGGGTTCGTCTACAGTCCCGCGCTGTTCGCCATCGCGCTCCCGTTCGCCGCGGCCGCGTACCTGGTCTGGTACCACGCCAGCGGCCGCCTCGAAGACCGCGTCCAGCAGGGCCGGGCCGGGAGCTATCGCCGCGCCGACGCCGAGACCGGCGGGTTCGGTGCGGGACCGCGCGACTCGTTCTCGGGTCGCCGGGGCGGGTTCGGAGCGCGTGACGCCCGGGGCCGGACCGACGCCCGCGGCGCGAGCGCCGGGCGCGGAGCGCGCGCCCGGCCGGGGGCCGACGACCGACCGACGCCCGCGCAGGCCTACCGCACCCTCGGACTCGACCCCGGTGCCGACGCCGACGCGGTCCGGACGGCCTACCGAGAACGCGTGAAGGCGGTCCACCCCGACCGGGAGGGCGGCGACGAGGAGGAGTTCAAGCGCGTGAATGAGGCCTACGAGCGCCTCCAGGAGCGGGCGTGA
- a CDS encoding HAD family hydrolase — MASNADPDRNEPGPIDTVLFDLDGTLVEYERTPGEVLEIAFERAGVEPLFEVEAYFERFDDHLGPGVSIAEGRANCFAELAADRGRDPELGRAVADAFADARDQSRVRPLPGAREALDALADECALGVVTNGPPGMQTTKLEAAGLADAFEAVVFAGHDTASKPDPEPFEAALSELNSSPDRAVHVGNSLSSDVAGAHAAGLRSAWVPADEGVKPDPEPHYAFGSLSALRDATW; from the coding sequence ATGGCTTCGAACGCCGACCCGGACAGAAACGAACCCGGACCCATCGACACAGTCCTCTTCGACCTCGACGGGACGCTCGTGGAGTACGAGCGCACCCCCGGCGAGGTCCTCGAAATCGCCTTCGAGCGCGCCGGAGTCGAGCCCCTCTTCGAGGTCGAGGCGTACTTCGAGCGGTTCGACGACCACCTCGGTCCCGGCGTCTCCATCGCGGAGGGCCGGGCCAACTGCTTCGCCGAACTCGCCGCCGACCGCGGCCGCGACCCCGAACTGGGCCGGGCGGTCGCCGACGCCTTCGCCGACGCGCGCGACCAGTCGCGGGTCCGGCCCCTCCCCGGCGCGCGCGAGGCCCTCGACGCGCTCGCCGACGAGTGCGCGCTCGGGGTCGTGACCAACGGCCCGCCGGGGATGCAGACCACCAAACTGGAGGCCGCCGGACTCGCCGACGCCTTCGAGGCGGTGGTGTTCGCGGGCCACGACACCGCTTCCAAGCCCGACCCCGAGCCCTTCGAGGCGGCGCTGTCGGAACTGAATTCGTCGCCCGACCGGGCGGTCCACGTCGGGAACTCGCTGTCGTCGGACGTGGCGGGTGCCCACGCCGCGGGCCTGCGGTCGGCGTGGGTGCCCGCCGACGAGGGGGTCAAGCCGGACCCCGAACCTCACTACGCGTTCGGGTCGCTGTCGGCGTTGCGAGACGCGACGTGGTGA
- a CDS encoding Lrp/AsnC family transcriptional regulator, whose translation MDELDRQILTILRRDARKPYTEIAEEVSTSEGTVRNRVERMTDEGVIERFTVSTRTGNVKAMIELDVAVDVNTSDLGEKVADWGQVDFVWQVSGEEDIVLVVDAADTQSVNELITRARELEEVVNTKTRLILDEKLG comes from the coding sequence ATGGACGAACTCGACCGCCAGATACTGACCATTTTGCGACGAGACGCCCGAAAGCCCTACACCGAGATCGCCGAGGAGGTCTCGACCTCCGAGGGGACGGTGCGCAACCGCGTCGAGCGCATGACCGACGAGGGGGTCATCGAGCGGTTCACCGTCTCGACCCGGACCGGCAACGTGAAGGCGATGATCGAACTCGACGTGGCGGTGGACGTGAACACCTCCGACCTCGGCGAGAAGGTCGCCGACTGGGGACAAGTGGACTTCGTCTGGCAGGTATCGGGCGAGGAGGACATCGTGCTCGTGGTCGACGCCGCCGACACCCAGAGCGTCAACGAACTCATCACGCGCGCCCGAGAACTAGAGGAAGTCGTGAACACGAAGACGAGGTTGATTCTGGACGAGAAGCTGGGGTGA
- a CDS encoding restriction endonuclease, with translation MLQAMDHSEFGKFVAALWKRQGWQTRVKRDDGRTFVAVQRPETGEEGLLWAIPASEGEVGGKQVQQFVKLCQQYDVEESAIVSAGTTSDHAEKVAAGTGVELLDGDGVEAFLKQRGLTDLPAEFGGASGAEGTDASGESDDSSDSPLDRLEPVAQRVGALAGSVGSKGVAVAVVVVVALVAVGFLGGPSIPFLGGGGDDITAESASPGDANASLSVAWNAEVTDSIDPNESDDVAYPAPEGQEFVVVQMNILNTGNDSVPLSRGAFQLRANGTTSRSESFADHEGFVDLPLSAGGNRTAWTAFAVPEGSTGTLVYDQNATDATVAVEFERDTAISTNVTAR, from the coding sequence ATGTTGCAGGCAATGGACCACTCGGAGTTCGGGAAGTTCGTGGCGGCCCTCTGGAAGCGGCAGGGCTGGCAGACGCGGGTCAAGCGCGACGACGGACGGACGTTCGTCGCGGTCCAGCGGCCCGAGACCGGCGAGGAGGGCCTACTGTGGGCGATTCCCGCCTCCGAGGGCGAGGTCGGTGGCAAGCAGGTCCAGCAGTTCGTCAAACTCTGCCAGCAGTACGACGTCGAGGAGTCGGCCATCGTCTCGGCGGGGACGACGAGCGACCACGCCGAGAAGGTCGCGGCAGGAACCGGCGTGGAACTGCTCGACGGCGATGGCGTCGAGGCGTTCCTGAAGCAGCGGGGGCTGACCGACCTCCCCGCCGAGTTCGGCGGGGCGAGCGGGGCCGAGGGGACGGACGCGAGCGGCGAGTCCGACGACTCGTCGGACTCGCCGCTGGACCGACTCGAACCGGTCGCCCAGCGGGTCGGCGCGCTCGCCGGGAGCGTCGGGTCGAAGGGAGTCGCGGTCGCGGTCGTGGTGGTGGTCGCGCTGGTGGCGGTCGGGTTCCTCGGCGGGCCGTCGATACCCTTCCTCGGCGGGGGCGGCGACGACATCACTGCGGAGTCGGCCTCGCCCGGCGACGCCAACGCCAGCCTCTCGGTCGCGTGGAACGCCGAGGTGACTGACAGCATCGACCCGAACGAGTCCGACGACGTGGCGTATCCCGCGCCCGAGGGTCAGGAGTTCGTGGTGGTCCAGATGAACATCCTGAACACCGGTAACGATTCGGTGCCGCTGAGTCGGGGAGCCTTCCAGCTACGGGCGAACGGCACGACCTCCCGGAGCGAGTCGTTCGCCGACCACGAGGGATTCGTCGACTTGCCGCTGAGCGCGGGTGGGAACCGGACCGCCTGGACCGCGTTCGCGGTGCCCGAGGGGTCGACCGGGACGCTGGTCTACGACCAGAACGCGACCGACGCGACCGTCGCGGTCGAGTTCGAGCGCGACACCGCCATCTCGACGAACGTGACCGCTCGGTGA
- a CDS encoding DUF7504 family protein gives MSHETTGAEGSSVAGQRPAEPPELPELPALRAGRTLLVAESGDLERYNLDLRVAAARSDPEESAVFVTTETGAERMVDRYRSVTGDDSPETVGVVDAVSTDQSVPATYRETPTVYVPAPHELARLSLALSDLTPPYAHEVRRKHLVFQSLTPLFDALDGATVARFVRETVGESPEIDGFAIFRVDFTAHDEATMERLRDLADMLLWVEETPDGELDYEFERPRSATR, from the coding sequence ATGAGCCACGAAACGACCGGAGCGGAGGGCAGTTCCGTCGCGGGCCAGCGACCCGCAGAGCCGCCCGAACTCCCCGAGCTACCCGCGCTCCGCGCGGGCAGGACGTTGCTGGTCGCCGAGTCGGGCGACCTCGAACGCTACAACCTCGACCTGCGAGTCGCCGCGGCACGGAGCGACCCCGAAGAGAGCGCGGTGTTCGTGACGACCGAGACGGGAGCCGAGCGGATGGTCGACCGGTATCGGTCGGTCACCGGCGACGACTCCCCGGAGACCGTCGGGGTCGTCGACGCGGTCTCGACCGACCAGAGCGTCCCGGCGACGTACCGCGAGACCCCCACCGTCTACGTGCCCGCGCCCCACGAACTCGCTCGGCTCTCGCTGGCGCTGAGTGACCTGACGCCCCCGTACGCCCACGAAGTGCGACGCAAGCACCTGGTGTTCCAGTCGCTGACGCCGCTGTTCGACGCGCTCGACGGGGCGACCGTGGCCCGGTTCGTCCGGGAGACGGTGGGCGAGTCGCCGGAGATCGACGGCTTCGCCATCTTCCGGGTCGACTTCACCGCCCACGACGAGGCCACGATGGAACGGCTGCGCGACCTCGCGGATATGCTGCTCTGGGTCGAGGAGACCCCTGACGGCGAACTCGACTACGAGTTCGAGCGCCCGCGGTCGGCGACCCGGTGA
- a CDS encoding Vms1/Ankzf1 family peptidyl-tRNA hydrolase, producing the protein MLDELLGRAELKERIDELEEEKRHLERRAEAEEERRAEAATARQEAEERVNRLEDRIAELEDRVERQQDEDADLDFRGVETVRGDRLAAVLDRLGSVETEPEAALTAMVGAEQRGLPDAVETAFGDHAALVERARPCLAVTDDEGLVSVALAPPVAPDPFVEWGAGFRLDREWFLPTGEFALALVRSDLFALGTYEGRERLDFEGFESDVKGDHSKGGFSQGRFERRRDAQIDEHVEKCEDALAAVDADRVFVVGERTLLGEFDERATATAAVDATGKPEEALGDAFREFWTTRLYRI; encoded by the coding sequence ATGCTGGACGAGTTGCTCGGGCGCGCCGAACTCAAAGAGCGCATCGACGAACTCGAAGAGGAGAAGCGCCACCTCGAACGCCGCGCCGAGGCCGAGGAGGAACGGCGCGCTGAGGCCGCGACCGCCCGCCAGGAGGCCGAAGAGCGCGTCAATCGGCTGGAAGACCGCATCGCCGAACTGGAGGACCGGGTCGAGCGCCAGCAGGACGAGGACGCCGACCTCGACTTCCGGGGGGTCGAGACCGTCCGGGGCGACCGCCTCGCGGCCGTCCTCGACCGACTCGGCTCCGTGGAGACCGAACCCGAGGCCGCGCTGACCGCGATGGTCGGCGCTGAGCAACGCGGCCTGCCCGATGCGGTCGAGACCGCCTTCGGCGACCACGCCGCGCTGGTCGAGCGCGCCCGACCCTGTCTGGCGGTGACCGACGACGAGGGCCTTGTGAGCGTCGCGCTCGCGCCCCCGGTCGCGCCCGACCCGTTCGTCGAGTGGGGGGCGGGCTTCCGACTCGACCGCGAGTGGTTCCTGCCGACGGGCGAGTTCGCGCTGGCGCTCGTCCGGTCGGACCTGTTCGCGCTCGGCACCTACGAGGGCCGCGAGCGCCTCGATTTCGAGGGGTTCGAGAGCGACGTGAAGGGCGACCACTCGAAGGGCGGGTTCTCGCAGGGCCGGTTCGAGCGCCGCCGGGACGCCCAGATAGACGAGCACGTCGAGAAGTGCGAGGACGCGCTCGCGGCGGTGGACGCCGACCGCGTGTTCGTCGTGGGCGAGCGGACCTTGTTGGGCGAGTTCGACGAGCGGGCGACCGCGACCGCGGCGGTCGACGCGACGGGGAAGCCCGAGGAGGCACTCGGCGACGCGTTCCGGGAGTTCTGGACCACGCGGCTGTATCGGATTTGA